Proteins from a genomic interval of Medicago truncatula cultivar Jemalong A17 chromosome 3, MtrunA17r5.0-ANR, whole genome shotgun sequence:
- the LOC120579557 gene encoding uncharacterized protein, which yields MDDTGSATFVLFDRQVTQFIGRNVQDLINEHEKGEGTNDYPPDFNVLIEKQVLFKVEVDEGNVVKKYRNYAVKKASDDVGVIEQFMSKYNLEKPNDGSVEELSVNGVAANNYNVQDVQEAEDSCSNTCVIGTPTSKTGLKRSSDSIDSVAVDHGEAGQASVTKPNRDVRVKIEPKDTRVV from the exons ATGGACGATACAGGGTCCGCtacttttgttctttttgatCGCCAAGTGACGCAATTTATTGGGCGTAATGTGCAGGACTTAATCAATGAACATGAGAAG GGAGAAGGCACCAATGATTATCCTCCTGATTTTAATGTGCTTATTGAAAAGCAAGTTCTTTTCAAGGTTGAGGTTGATGAAGGAAATGTCGTGAAGAAGTATAGGAATTATGCCGTTAAGAAGGCATCTGACGATGTTGGTGTCATCGAACAGTTCATGTCTAAGTATAATTTGGAG AAACCCAACGATGGATCTGTTGAAGAACTTAGTGTGAATGGTGTTGCAGCCAACAATTATAATGTTCAG GATGTACAAGAGGCTGAAGACTCATGCAGCAATACCTGTGTGATTGGCACACCAACCAGCAAGACAGGTCTTAAGCGGTCCTCTGATAGCATTGACTCTGTGGCTGTTGATCACGGTGAAGCTGGTCAGGCATCGGTTACAAAACCTAACAGGGATGTTCGTGTCAAGATTGAGCCTAAAGACACTAGAGTTGTTTAA